In a genomic window of Dyadobacter fermentans DSM 18053:
- the thiS gene encoding sulfur carrier protein ThiS translates to MEIILNGQAKPIDAAYTVGQLVSELFPSGKGIAVAINQAVVPKSDWPTRRLSPNDQVTLITATQGG, encoded by the coding sequence ATGGAAATCATCCTGAACGGTCAGGCAAAGCCAATCGACGCCGCTTACACGGTAGGGCAACTCGTTTCCGAGCTGTTTCCGTCTGGCAAAGGCATTGCCGTGGCTATCAACCAAGCTGTAGTCCCGAAATCCGACTGGCCTACCCGCCGGCTCTCTCCCAACGACCAGGTTACGCTCATTACCGCCACGCAAGGCGGCTAG
- a CDS encoding thiazole synthase: MLTIADKTFQSRLFTGTGKFSSAQLMEEALLASGSELVTVALRRVDMHDATDDILSHLTHQHIHLLPNTSGVRTAREAVFAAQLAREALEINWLKLEIHPDPKYLMPDPIETLKATEELAKLGFVILPYIHADPVLCKRLEAAGASAVMPLGSPIGSNKGLKTIDFLEIIIEQSKVPVVVDAGIGAPSDAAKAMEIGADAVLVNTAIAVAGDPVAMAAAFKMAVEAGRMAYEAKLGSKGSLAVASSPLTAFLDEL, translated from the coding sequence ATGTTAACCATTGCAGATAAAACATTCCAATCCCGGCTTTTTACGGGAACCGGCAAATTCAGTTCGGCGCAACTCATGGAGGAAGCCTTGCTGGCATCCGGCTCCGAGCTGGTGACGGTGGCGCTGCGTCGTGTGGATATGCACGACGCCACCGACGATATCCTGAGCCATTTGACGCACCAGCACATCCATTTGCTGCCCAACACCTCGGGCGTCCGCACGGCACGCGAAGCCGTTTTTGCCGCACAACTTGCCCGGGAAGCGCTGGAAATCAACTGGCTGAAACTCGAAATCCACCCCGACCCGAAGTACCTCATGCCCGATCCCATCGAGACATTGAAGGCCACCGAGGAACTCGCCAAGCTGGGTTTTGTGATACTCCCCTACATCCACGCCGACCCGGTCCTTTGCAAGCGGCTGGAAGCGGCAGGCGCATCGGCAGTAATGCCCCTGGGATCGCCCATTGGGAGCAATAAAGGCCTCAAAACCATCGACTTCCTCGAAATCATCATCGAGCAAAGCAAGGTACCGGTGGTGGTGGACGCGGGCATCGGTGCCCCTTCCGATGCAGCCAAAGCCATGGAAATAGGCGCCGATGCGGTGCTGGTTAACACGGCGATTGCCGTAGCCGGCGACCCGGTAGCGATGGCAGCGGCATTTAAAATGGCCGTAGAGGCCGGGAGGATGGCTTACGAGGCCAAACTAGGTTCAAAAGGCAGCCTGGCCGTGGCCAGCAGTCCGTTAACTGCATTTCTGGATGAGCTTTAA
- the thiC gene encoding phosphomethylpyrimidine synthase ThiC, whose protein sequence is MKTEKTPETITRDPFPNSKKIYVKGQIHDISVAMREISLNDTRIHGGPRPGRLGASEPNEPVTVYDTSGAYTDPNIDIDVKKGLPALRAAWVRQRGDVEELETITSEYGRMRLADAKLDHLRFAHNARPLRAKAGQNVSQLHYAKKGIVTPEMEYIAIRENQRIDAHLASLNGKAGALAHQHAGHSFGANTPKSHITAEFVRSEVAAGRAVIPSNINHPESEPMIIGRNFLVKINANIGNSAVSSSIEEEVEKAVWACRWGADTIMDLSTGKNIHETREWIIRNSPVPIGTVPIYQALEKVNGKAEDLTWELFRDTLIEQAEQGVDYFTIHAGVLLRYIPLTAKRITGIVSRGGSIMAKWCLAHHKENFLYTHFEEICEIMKAYDVAFSLGDGLRPGSIADANDAAQFAELETLGELTKIAWKHDVQTIIEGPGHVPMHLIKENMEKQLKHCHEAPFYTLGPLTTDIAPGYDHITSAIGAAMIGWFGTAMLCYVTPKEHLGLPNKKDVKDGVITYKIAAHAADLAKGHPGAQYRDNALSKARFEFRWEDQFNLSLDPDTAREFHDETLPAEGAKVAHFCSMCGPNFCSMKITQDVRDYAEENGLGTEEAVAEGMQQKAREFAEKGSEIYL, encoded by the coding sequence ATGAAAACAGAGAAAACGCCGGAAACCATCACCCGCGACCCATTCCCGAATTCGAAGAAAATATATGTGAAAGGGCAAATCCACGACATTTCCGTAGCAATGCGCGAGATTTCGCTGAATGATACCCGTATACATGGCGGCCCGCGTCCCGGACGCCTGGGTGCCAGCGAGCCGAACGAGCCGGTAACAGTTTACGACACCAGCGGCGCCTACACCGATCCGAATATTGATATAGACGTCAAAAAAGGTCTTCCCGCATTGCGTGCAGCATGGGTACGCCAGCGGGGCGACGTGGAAGAGCTGGAAACCATCACTTCCGAATACGGCCGAATGCGCCTCGCCGATGCGAAGCTCGACCATTTGAGATTTGCCCACAATGCCAGACCGCTCCGCGCCAAGGCCGGCCAGAACGTGTCGCAGCTGCATTATGCCAAAAAAGGCATCGTCACGCCTGAAATGGAATACATCGCGATCCGCGAAAACCAGCGGATCGACGCGCACCTGGCATCGCTGAACGGCAAGGCGGGCGCATTGGCGCACCAGCATGCCGGCCACAGTTTCGGCGCCAATACGCCGAAAAGCCACATTACCGCGGAGTTCGTGAGGTCGGAAGTGGCAGCGGGAAGAGCGGTAATCCCCTCGAATATCAACCACCCCGAAAGCGAGCCAATGATTATCGGACGGAATTTTCTGGTGAAAATCAATGCCAATATCGGTAACTCCGCCGTTTCCTCATCCATTGAAGAAGAGGTGGAAAAGGCCGTTTGGGCCTGCCGCTGGGGCGCAGATACGATCATGGACCTCTCGACGGGCAAGAATATCCATGAAACCCGCGAATGGATCATCCGCAACTCGCCGGTGCCGATTGGCACGGTGCCCATTTACCAGGCTTTGGAAAAAGTGAACGGCAAAGCCGAAGACCTCACGTGGGAGCTTTTCCGCGATACATTGATCGAGCAGGCCGAGCAGGGTGTGGATTACTTCACGATCCACGCCGGCGTGCTGCTGCGCTACATTCCGCTCACGGCAAAGCGCATTACCGGCATCGTGTCCCGCGGGGGATCCATCATGGCCAAATGGTGCCTGGCGCATCATAAAGAGAACTTCCTCTACACGCATTTTGAGGAAATATGCGAGATCATGAAAGCCTACGACGTGGCATTCTCGCTAGGCGACGGCCTGCGCCCCGGCAGCATTGCCGATGCCAACGACGCCGCGCAATTCGCGGAGCTGGAAACGCTGGGCGAGCTAACCAAAATCGCCTGGAAGCACGACGTGCAAACGATCATCGAGGGCCCCGGCCACGTACCGATGCACCTGATCAAGGAGAATATGGAAAAGCAGCTGAAACACTGCCACGAGGCGCCTTTCTACACGTTAGGCCCCCTCACGACCGACATAGCGCCTGGCTACGACCACATCACGTCGGCCATCGGCGCGGCCATGATCGGCTGGTTCGGGACGGCCATGCTTTGCTACGTGACGCCGAAAGAGCATTTGGGACTACCCAATAAAAAAGACGTGAAAGACGGCGTGATCACCTACAAGATCGCCGCCCATGCCGCCGACCTGGCCAAAGGCCACCCGGGCGCCCAGTACCGCGACAATGCATTGAGCAAGGCCCGCTTCGAATTCCGATGGGAAGATCAGTTCAACCTCTCGCTCGACCCGGACACCGCCCGCGAGTTCCACGACGAAACATTACCGGCCGAAGGAGCCAAAGTCGCGCATTTCTGCTCGATGTGCGGCCCCAATTTCTGTTCGATGAAAATCACCCAGGATGTACGCGACTATGCCGAAGAAAACGGACTGGGCACCGAAGAGGCCGTGGCCGAAGGAATGCAGCAGAAGGCACGTGAGTTTGCGGAAAAAGGCAGTGAAATCTATTTGTAA
- a CDS encoding GNAT family N-acetyltransferase: MDLIIRSAAPKDLPSLLDIINHAILNTTAIYDYEPRTLEQQKAWFEQMFYDGMPVIVAELEGEVIGYGSYNIFRPKIGYKFSVEHSIYLDEKSRGMGVGGKLLGSLIQRAKESGLHTMIGCIDASNRASIEFHKKYGFVEKGYLKEVAYKFDQWLDLIYMQLLLEED; encoded by the coding sequence ATGGATTTGATCATCAGAAGTGCTGCTCCTAAGGATCTGCCTTCGCTGTTGGACATTATCAACCACGCTATTCTGAACACCACGGCTATTTACGACTACGAACCCCGGACCCTGGAACAACAAAAGGCCTGGTTTGAGCAGATGTTCTATGACGGTATGCCTGTGATCGTGGCCGAGCTGGAAGGCGAAGTGATCGGTTATGGTTCCTACAACATTTTCCGTCCGAAAATCGGGTACAAATTCAGTGTGGAGCATTCCATTTACCTCGATGAAAAGTCACGCGGGATGGGCGTAGGCGGCAAACTGCTCGGCAGCTTGATCCAACGCGCCAAAGAGTCGGGCCTGCACACGATGATCGGCTGCATCGACGCGTCGAACCGCGCCAGCATTGAGTTTCACAAGAAATACGGCTTTGTGGAAAAAGGATATTTGAAAGAAGTGGCCTACAAGTTCGATCAGTGGCTGGATCTGATCTATATGCAGCTGTTATTGGAGGAAGATTGA
- a CDS encoding thiamine phosphate synthase, which yields MELIVITHPEMLPGEAGIINQLFQSGLARLHLRKPDVPKEVVQDLLENITPAFRNRIALHQHHELADAFGITGLHFTERARLDVAPETWSALKSRAYTLSTSLHDPAQLETLSHDFDYAFLGPVFDSISKVGYAAKLPSDFKLNPFTFPNKVIALGGMDAENLGLASQMGFAGAALLGAIWQNPEQAVTRFAHLKSLQVERPFVDRLHFISNETPDMSHIDSIRLALEAGCRWIQLRVKHRPEAEVLPIAWEATRLCDAYGARLIINDFPRVALAVQAYGLHLGLTDMPVPEARALVGNKIVVGGTANSWEDIELRIREGADYIGLGPFRFTSTKENLSPILGVEGYAALMQKMADAGFSKPIIAIGGVTPADIPIIRSTGIYGVAMSAALTGATDPAETFYEIQQALC from the coding sequence ATGGAACTGATCGTTATCACACATCCCGAAATGCTGCCCGGGGAAGCTGGGATCATTAACCAGCTTTTCCAAAGCGGCCTCGCACGCCTGCACCTGCGCAAGCCCGATGTGCCGAAGGAAGTCGTGCAGGATTTGCTGGAAAACATCACTCCCGCATTCCGGAACCGCATTGCATTACACCAGCATCATGAGCTGGCGGACGCATTCGGTATTACGGGGCTACATTTCACGGAGCGCGCGCGCCTGGACGTTGCGCCTGAAACATGGAGCGCATTAAAAAGCAGGGCTTACACGCTCAGCACGTCCCTGCACGATCCCGCGCAACTCGAAACGCTATCCCACGACTTCGACTACGCATTCCTGGGGCCCGTTTTCGACAGCATTTCGAAAGTGGGCTACGCTGCGAAATTGCCTTCCGATTTTAAATTAAACCCATTCACCTTCCCGAACAAGGTAATCGCGCTCGGAGGTATGGATGCCGAAAACCTTGGCCTGGCGTCCCAAATGGGCTTTGCAGGCGCGGCGCTGCTCGGGGCCATCTGGCAGAATCCGGAGCAGGCCGTCACCCGATTTGCGCATTTGAAGTCGTTGCAGGTAGAACGGCCGTTTGTGGACCGCTTGCATTTCATATCGAACGAAACGCCGGATATGTCGCACATCGATAGCATCCGCCTGGCGCTGGAAGCCGGCTGCCGGTGGATTCAACTTCGGGTGAAGCACCGGCCGGAAGCAGAAGTTTTGCCGATAGCCTGGGAAGCCACCCGGCTGTGCGACGCTTACGGAGCGAGGCTCATTATCAACGACTTTCCCCGCGTGGCACTGGCGGTACAGGCTTACGGCCTCCACCTCGGCCTCACCGACATGCCCGTACCCGAGGCCCGCGCGCTGGTAGGGAACAAAATCGTGGTGGGCGGAACGGCCAATAGCTGGGAGGACATTGAGCTGCGTATCCGCGAAGGCGCAGATTACATCGGCCTCGGCCCGTTCCGTTTCACGAGCACCAAAGAGAACCTCAGCCCGATCCTGGGCGTGGAAGGCTACGCGGCATTGATGCAAAAAATGGCCGACGCGGGGTTCAGCAAGCCCATTATCGCCATCGGCGGCGTTACGCCGGCCGACATTCCCATAATCCGTTCCACCGGCATTTACGGCGTGGCCATGTCCGCCGCATTGACGGGCGCGACGGATCCGGCGGAAACTTTTTACGAAATCCAACAAGCATTATGTTAA
- the thiH gene encoding 2-iminoacetate synthase ThiH, giving the protein MSFKEEFARYSWDNVKQDIYSKTAADVERALIAPKRTLEDFKALISPAAAAYLEPMARLSRQLTRKRFGNTIQMYVPLYLSNECTNICTYCGFSLDNKVRRRTLTEREILQEVEVIKGMGYEHVLLVTGEANQTVHVDYFKKVLALIRPHFAQVSMEVQPLDRDEYEELIPLGLHSVLVYQETYHQEDYRKHHPKGKKANFNYRLETPDRLGQAGIHKMGLGVLIGLEDWRTDSFFTALHLHYLEKTYWQTRYSLSFPRLRPFSGGLEPKVEMSDRELVQLICAYRIFDEEVELSLSTRESDRFRNHCIQLGVTSISAGSKTNPGGYAVEPESLEQFEISDERSPAEIAQMIRQAGYEPVWKDWDAGLILNE; this is encoded by the coding sequence ATGAGCTTTAAGGAAGAATTCGCGCGGTATTCGTGGGACAACGTGAAGCAGGATATTTATTCCAAAACGGCGGCCGACGTGGAAAGAGCACTCATAGCCCCGAAAAGGACTTTGGAAGATTTCAAAGCATTGATTTCGCCCGCCGCGGCCGCTTACCTGGAACCCATGGCCAGGCTGAGCCGGCAGCTGACGCGCAAGCGCTTCGGCAACACCATTCAAATGTACGTGCCGCTGTATTTGTCCAACGAGTGTACCAATATATGTACCTACTGCGGGTTCAGCCTGGATAATAAAGTGCGGCGTCGCACGCTGACAGAGCGTGAAATACTGCAAGAAGTGGAGGTGATTAAAGGCATGGGCTACGAACACGTGCTGCTGGTGACCGGCGAGGCGAACCAGACGGTGCACGTGGACTATTTCAAAAAGGTGTTGGCCCTGATCCGTCCGCATTTCGCGCAGGTATCCATGGAAGTACAGCCGCTCGACCGCGATGAATACGAGGAACTGATCCCGCTCGGCCTGCATTCGGTGCTGGTGTACCAGGAAACTTATCACCAGGAAGATTACCGCAAACACCACCCGAAAGGCAAAAAAGCGAATTTCAACTACCGCCTCGAAACGCCCGACCGTCTCGGGCAGGCAGGGATTCACAAAATGGGCCTCGGCGTGCTGATCGGCCTGGAAGACTGGCGTACCGACAGTTTTTTCACTGCCTTGCATTTGCATTATCTTGAAAAAACCTACTGGCAAACGCGTTACAGCCTATCCTTTCCGCGCCTGCGCCCATTCTCCGGCGGCCTCGAACCGAAAGTGGAAATGAGCGACCGCGAACTGGTGCAGCTGATTTGCGCCTACCGCATATTTGACGAGGAAGTAGAACTATCCCTCTCCACACGCGAATCGGACCGATTCAGGAACCATTGCATTCAATTGGGTGTAACATCCATCAGCGCCGGCTCCAAAACCAACCCCGGAGGCTACGCCGTAGAACCGGAATCACTCGAACAATTCGAAATTTCCGACGAACGAAGCCCCGCGGAAATAGCACAAATGATCCGCCAAGCCGGCTACGAGCCAGTTTGGAAGGATTGGGACGCTGGGCTAATTTTGAATGAGTGA
- a CDS encoding bile acid:sodium symporter family protein, protein MNIYKLMSGIAAVCLLIALYLAFTGSLPSAGPFFIAFFLSTAISFRGYEKLKGFTYTTVIFAAVTTALYYPQHFLTVGDFKLAALITPLIQIIMFGMGTSMSFGDFVGVVKMPKGVLIGVISHFIIMPTIGYTLANLSGFPPEIAAGIILIGCSPNGMASNVISYLAKANLALSITITAISTMLAPIVTPLLMSMLAGAFVQIDTLHMMWDIIKMVIIPIGAGLIFNKLFSGKVKWLDAAMPIVSMAGIAFIIVIITAAGRDSLLSIGPALLLLVLIHNLSGYTLGYWSGRLFRMSERDCRTIAIEVGMQNGGLASGIAKEMGKMATVGLAPAIFGPLMNITGSILASWWQGKPTGDEETYVETGRAH, encoded by the coding sequence ATGAATATTTACAAGCTCATGTCCGGCATTGCCGCGGTTTGCCTGCTGATAGCGCTTTACCTCGCATTCACCGGAAGCCTCCCTTCGGCCGGTCCCTTCTTTATTGCATTCTTCCTATCCACAGCCATCAGTTTCAGGGGGTATGAAAAACTGAAAGGCTTTACCTACACCACCGTCATCTTTGCGGCGGTGACCACTGCATTATATTATCCGCAGCATTTCCTGACCGTCGGCGACTTTAAACTTGCAGCGCTAATCACTCCACTCATCCAGATCATCATGTTCGGAATGGGCACTTCCATGAGCTTCGGGGATTTTGTGGGGGTAGTTAAAATGCCGAAAGGTGTATTGATCGGCGTGATCAGCCACTTCATCATCATGCCTACGATCGGTTACACGCTTGCTAACCTCAGCGGCTTTCCCCCTGAAATAGCGGCGGGGATTATCCTGATCGGCTGCTCGCCCAACGGCATGGCATCCAATGTGATTTCCTACCTCGCGAAAGCGAACCTGGCATTGTCCATTACCATCACCGCCATTTCCACCATGCTCGCCCCGATCGTCACGCCGCTGCTGATGAGCATGCTCGCGGGTGCATTCGTGCAGATCGATACGCTGCATATGATGTGGGATATTATCAAAATGGTGATTATTCCAATCGGCGCGGGACTGATTTTCAATAAGCTGTTCAGCGGCAAAGTGAAGTGGCTTGACGCCGCGATGCCCATCGTGTCAATGGCCGGTATCGCATTCATTATCGTGATCATCACTGCTGCCGGTCGCGACAGCCTGCTATCGATCGGTCCTGCATTGCTATTGCTCGTGCTGATCCACAACCTGTCGGGCTACACGCTTGGCTACTGGTCGGGCCGCCTGTTCCGCATGAGCGAGCGCGACTGCCGCACGATAGCGATCGAAGTGGGAATGCAAAACGGCGGATTGGCCTCCGGTATCGCCAAGGAAATGGGCAAAATGGCCACCGTAGGCCTCGCCCCGGCCATTTTCGGGCCGCTGATGAACATTACCGGCTCCATCCTTGCTTCCTGGTGGCAAGGCAAGCCCACCGGCGATGAAGAAACTTATGTAGAAACGGGCAGAGCCCATTAA
- the moeB gene encoding HesA/MoeB/ThiF family protein, producing the protein MTPIERKRYARQIIMPEMGLAGQDRLRAGKIAVVGAGGLGCPVLQYLVAAGVGEIGVIDDDTVDLTNLHRQILYSADDIGKNKAITAVEKLSVLNPFVKLTAYPDRLSAENGADLLNAYDLIIDGSDNFETRYLVNDFCVQLDKPFVFGSILRFEGQVSVFNWNGGPTYRCLFPDAEEGDNCAEAGVMGVLPGIIGTYMANEAIKIIAGIGEPLSGKLLVINTLTNNHSVFQFSRSVAAKPAVPSEKAAELPLEENTHEMSFDEYEALQATDPEQILLVDVREYYEFEADNFGGENIPLSDIPESIGTFPSGKKVVFYCNTGKRSLQAAKLLAQSGYEGQSFWAQHW; encoded by the coding sequence ATGACTCCCATCGAACGCAAACGTTATGCTCGCCAGATTATCATGCCGGAAATGGGCCTGGCGGGCCAGGATAGGCTGCGGGCCGGTAAGATTGCCGTCGTGGGTGCGGGCGGGCTGGGCTGTCCGGTGCTGCAGTACCTGGTGGCGGCGGGCGTCGGTGAGATTGGCGTTATCGATGACGACACCGTGGACCTCACCAACCTGCACCGGCAAATCCTCTATTCCGCCGACGATATAGGCAAGAATAAAGCGATCACGGCAGTGGAAAAACTGTCGGTGCTGAACCCTTTCGTGAAGCTCACCGCCTACCCCGACCGGCTCAGTGCCGAAAACGGAGCAGATCTGCTCAATGCCTACGACCTGATCATCGACGGCTCCGACAACTTCGAAACGCGTTATTTAGTCAATGATTTTTGCGTACAGCTGGATAAACCGTTCGTCTTCGGCTCTATCCTGCGTTTTGAAGGACAGGTTTCAGTTTTTAATTGGAATGGCGGACCTACCTACCGGTGTCTTTTCCCGGACGCCGAAGAAGGCGACAATTGCGCGGAAGCAGGCGTAATGGGCGTTTTGCCGGGCATTATCGGCACCTACATGGCTAACGAGGCGATCAAGATTATCGCGGGCATTGGCGAACCGCTTTCCGGCAAATTACTGGTGATCAACACATTGACCAATAATCATTCGGTTTTTCAATTTTCCAGATCAGTGGCGGCGAAGCCTGCTGTCCCGTCCGAAAAAGCCGCGGAGCTGCCATTGGAAGAAAACACCCACGAAATGTCGTTCGACGAGTACGAGGCATTACAGGCAACTGACCCTGAGCAGATTCTACTGGTAGACGTGCGCGAATACTATGAATTTGAGGCGGATAACTTCGGCGGTGAGAATATCCCGCTTTCGGATATTCCTGAAAGTATCGGCACATTCCCATCGGGCAAAAAGGTCGTTTTTTACTGCAACACTGGCAAACGTAGCCTGCAAGCCGCCAAGTTGCTGGCGCAAAGCGGCTACGAGGGACAAAGTTTTTGGGCGCAGCATTGGTAG